In Fusobacterium hwasookii, a single window of DNA contains:
- a CDS encoding MotA/TolQ/ExbB proton channel family protein: MQILKAGGILMYFILLMGVIGLYAVLERFSYFLIRERNNFSKLPSDVKQHIKEGKIKEAIVSLNSNKSSTSVVLKEILIYGYKENKETLSSLEEKGKEKAIEQIKALERNMWLLSLAANASPLLGLLGTVTGMITAFNSIALNGTGDAGVLAKGISEALYTTAGGLIVAIPCMIFYNYFNKKIDLIVSDIEKTCTELLNHFRE; encoded by the coding sequence ATGCAAATACTTAAAGCAGGCGGAATATTAATGTATTTTATTCTCTTAATGGGAGTAATAGGACTTTATGCAGTATTAGAAAGATTTTCATATTTTTTAATAAGAGAAAGAAACAATTTTTCTAAGTTACCTTCTGATGTAAAACAACATATAAAAGAAGGAAAAATAAAAGAAGCAATAGTTTCTTTAAATTCAAATAAATCATCAACTTCTGTTGTTTTAAAAGAAATATTGATCTATGGATATAAAGAAAATAAAGAAACTTTATCTTCACTTGAAGAAAAAGGGAAAGAGAAAGCAATAGAACAAATAAAAGCATTGGAAAGAAACATGTGGCTTCTTTCATTAGCTGCTAATGCTTCTCCACTATTAGGATTATTGGGAACAGTTACTGGTATGATAACTGCATTTAACTCAATAGCATTAAATGGAACAGGAGATGCTGGGGTTTTGGCAAAAGGGATATCAGAAGCCTTATATACAACAGCAGGAGGACTTATTGTAGCTATACCTTGTATGATATTTTATAATTATTTTAATAAAAAAATTGATTTAATAGTGAGTGATATAGAAAAAACTTGTACAGAGTTGTTGAACCATTTCAGAGAGTAG
- a CDS encoding energy transducer TonB — MKKNDYICLFLSIVTNIGIIFALTVFSKDETIETDEIKIGLIAVESDATTKFKGEKNVDAKKQNLEADSIEKKAEEDKKQEEKPVEKPEEKPIKQPEKEKPEKKVEEDKKAEKTIPKEEKPKPTPKKEKPSLADLKKQISDSQPKTSNGGFSPTADPDGEEVVDRVLQNVTYSNGLVSGSKMGNSEGGLLVDWSDGNRAPEFPQSARASGKHGKLKIKLKVDKAGNVLSYVIVEGSGVPEIDASVERVVGSWRVKLLKKGKPVNGTFYLNYNFNFK; from the coding sequence ATGAAGAAAAATGACTATATTTGTTTATTTTTATCAATAGTTACAAATATAGGTATAATATTTGCTTTGACAGTATTTTCAAAAGATGAAACAATAGAAACAGATGAAATTAAAATAGGTTTGATAGCAGTTGAATCTGATGCAACTACAAAATTTAAAGGCGAAAAAAATGTAGATGCTAAGAAGCAAAATTTAGAAGCAGATAGTATAGAGAAAAAAGCAGAAGAAGATAAGAAGCAGGAAGAAAAACCTGTTGAGAAGCCAGAAGAAAAACCAATTAAACAACCTGAAAAAGAAAAACCAGAAAAAAAAGTAGAAGAAGATAAAAAAGCTGAAAAAACAATTCCAAAAGAAGAAAAACCTAAACCAACACCTAAAAAAGAAAAACCATCATTGGCAGATTTGAAAAAACAAATATCAGATTCACAACCTAAAACTTCAAATGGTGGATTTAGTCCAACTGCTGACCCAGATGGAGAAGAGGTTGTAGATAGAGTTTTACAAAATGTAACTTATTCTAATGGTTTAGTTTCAGGAAGTAAAATGGGAAATTCTGAAGGAGGACTTTTAGTTGATTGGAGTGATGGAAATAGAGCACCAGAATTTCCACAATCAGCAAGAGCTTCAGGAAAACATGGAAAATTAAAGATTAAATTAAAAGTTGATAAAGCTGGAAATGTTTTATCTTATGTTATAGTAGAAGGAAGTGGAGTACCAGAAATAGATGCCTCTGTTGAAAGAGTTGTTGGAAGTTGGAGAGTAAAACTTCTAAAAAAAGGTAAGCCTGTAAATGGAACATTTTATCTAAATTATAATTTTAATTTTAAATAA
- a CDS encoding sigma-54-dependent transcriptional regulator: protein MLLLGFHLDNDLKLELENNFENDLVFVENIMSFMEAIKTRKYEAIVIDERNSKEDALINLILKVTEVQKKAVIIILGETSNWRIIAGSIKAGAYDYILKPELPKNIVKIIEKSVKDYKGLAERVDKTKSTGEKLIGRSKLMIDLYKVIGKVANNSAPVLVTGDRGSGKTSVAKAIHQFSNVHDKPLISINCNSYRANLLERKLFGYEKGSFEGAAFSQYGELEKAEGGILHLANIESLSLDMQSKILFLLEENKFLRLGGMEPINAFVRIIASTSVNLEELIEKCLFIDELYRKLKVLEIDIPTLKERKEDIPFIIDHYMAECNQEMNKNIKGVTKIALKKIMRYDWPGNVNELKNAIKYAVAMCRGASILIEDLPPNVVGEKALNLKEEAKAVSIENLVKNEINQLRSKNKKRDYYFEIISKIEKEIIKQVLEITNGKKVETAEILGITRNTLRTKMNYYDLE, encoded by the coding sequence ATGTTGTTATTGGGTTTTCATCTTGACAATGACTTAAAATTAGAGCTTGAAAATAATTTTGAAAATGATTTAGTATTTGTAGAAAATATTATGTCTTTTATGGAAGCTATAAAAACTAGAAAGTATGAAGCAATAGTCATAGATGAAAGAAATTCAAAAGAAGATGCACTTATTAATTTAATTTTAAAGGTTACAGAAGTTCAAAAAAAAGCAGTGATTATTATTTTAGGAGAAACTTCAAATTGGAGAATTATCGCAGGAAGTATAAAAGCTGGAGCCTATGATTATATTTTAAAACCAGAATTACCAAAAAATATTGTAAAAATAATAGAAAAATCTGTAAAAGATTATAAAGGACTTGCAGAAAGAGTTGATAAAACTAAAAGTACAGGTGAAAAGTTAATAGGTAGAAGTAAACTTATGATAGACCTTTATAAAGTTATTGGAAAAGTTGCAAATAACTCTGCACCAGTTTTAGTAACAGGGGATAGAGGAAGTGGTAAAACAAGTGTTGCAAAAGCAATACACCAATTTAGTAATGTTCATGATAAACCACTTATAAGTATAAATTGTAATTCATATAGAGCAAATTTATTGGAAAGAAAATTATTTGGTTATGAAAAAGGTTCTTTTGAAGGAGCAGCATTCAGTCAATATGGTGAGCTAGAAAAAGCAGAGGGAGGAATACTTCACTTAGCAAATATAGAGTCTCTAAGTCTTGATATGCAATCTAAAATTTTATTCTTATTAGAAGAAAATAAATTTTTAAGACTGGGTGGAATGGAGCCAATAAATGCTTTTGTAAGAATAATTGCATCTACAAGTGTGAATTTAGAAGAACTTATTGAAAAATGTTTATTTATAGATGAGCTTTATAGAAAATTAAAAGTTTTAGAAATAGATATACCAACTTTAAAAGAAAGAAAAGAAGATATACCTTTTATTATAGATCACTATATGGCAGAGTGTAATCAAGAAATGAATAAGAATATAAAAGGTGTTACAAAGATAGCTTTAAAGAAAATAATGAGATATGATTGGCCTGGTAATGTCAATGAATTAAAAAATGCTATAAAATATGCAGTTGCAATGTGTAGAGGTGCTAGTATCTTAATAGAGGATTTACCACCTAATGTTGTAGGAGAAAAAGCTTTAAACTTAAAAGAAGAAGCTAAGGCTGTGTCTATTGAAAATCTTGTTAAAAATGAAATAAATCAATTGAGAAGTAAAAATAAAAAAAGAGACTATTATTTTGAAATAATATCAAAGATTGAAAAAGAAATTATTAAACAAGTGCTTGAAATTACAAATGGTAAAAAAGTAGAAACGGCTGAGATTTTAGGTATTACAAGAAATACTTTAAGAACAAAAATGAATTATTATGATTTGGAGTAA